From Alienimonas californiensis, a single genomic window includes:
- the fabF gene encoding beta-ketoacyl-ACP synthase II yields the protein MRRRVVITGLGAVTPVGNDVQSVWDAVREGRSGIGPITRFDASKFPTTFAAEVKGFDFESLVDDPAAFESAGPNIRFAVAAAQQAIRESGLLDDPAHAPDPTRFGVYLGAGEGQQNFPTFMQMVAEAQASGDLDLAKFSELGLERLDAKFELEQEPNMPAAHLSALFDAQGPNLNCLTACAASSQAIGEATEIIRRGDADVMLSGGAHSMIHPFGLTGFNLLTSLSTRNNDPQAASRPFDADRDGFVLGEGAGMVVLEELSRAKARGAEILGEVLGYGSSADAYRITDIHPEGRGAVACITGALQDAEMNRDQVDYVNAHGTSTQVNDRTETAAIKQALGDSAAKTPVSSTKSMMGHLIAAAGSVEAILCLLAIRDGVLPPTINYSTPDPQCDLDYVPNAARDGRVQRTLSNSFGFGGQNVSLILGRFTG from the coding sequence ATGCGTCGTCGCGTCGTCATCACAGGTCTCGGGGCGGTCACGCCGGTCGGCAACGACGTGCAGTCGGTGTGGGACGCCGTCCGGGAAGGGAGGAGCGGCATCGGGCCGATCACCCGGTTCGACGCCTCCAAGTTCCCCACCACCTTCGCCGCGGAGGTGAAGGGCTTCGACTTCGAGTCGCTGGTGGACGACCCCGCCGCCTTCGAGTCGGCCGGGCCGAACATCCGCTTCGCCGTCGCCGCCGCCCAGCAGGCGATCCGCGAGAGCGGCCTGCTGGACGACCCCGCCCACGCCCCCGACCCGACCCGCTTCGGCGTGTACCTCGGCGCCGGCGAGGGGCAGCAGAACTTCCCGACCTTCATGCAGATGGTCGCCGAAGCCCAGGCCAGCGGCGATCTGGACCTGGCGAAGTTCAGCGAACTCGGCCTGGAACGGCTCGACGCCAAGTTCGAGTTGGAGCAGGAACCGAACATGCCGGCGGCCCACCTGTCGGCGCTGTTCGACGCCCAGGGGCCGAACCTGAACTGCCTGACCGCCTGCGCCGCCAGCAGTCAGGCGATCGGCGAGGCGACCGAGATCATCCGCCGCGGCGACGCCGACGTGATGCTCTCCGGCGGCGCCCACAGCATGATTCATCCCTTCGGACTGACGGGCTTCAATCTGCTGACCAGCCTGTCCACCCGCAACAACGACCCGCAGGCCGCCAGCCGGCCGTTCGACGCCGACCGCGACGGCTTCGTGCTCGGCGAGGGCGCCGGGATGGTGGTGCTCGAGGAACTCTCCCGGGCGAAGGCCCGCGGGGCGGAGATCCTCGGCGAGGTGCTCGGCTACGGCTCCTCCGCGGACGCCTACCGCATCACCGACATTCACCCCGAGGGCCGCGGCGCCGTCGCCTGCATCACCGGCGCCCTGCAGGACGCGGAAATGAATCGGGATCAGGTGGACTACGTGAACGCCCACGGCACCAGCACGCAGGTCAACGACCGCACCGAAACCGCCGCCATCAAGCAGGCACTGGGCGACTCTGCCGCGAAGACGCCCGTGAGCTCCACGAAGAGCATGATGGGCCACCTGATCGCCGCCGCCGGCAGCGTGGAGGCGATCCTGTGCCTATTGGCGATCCGCGACGGCGTACTGCCGCCGACGATCAATTACAGCACGCCGGACCCGCAGTGCGATCTGGACTACGTCCCGAACGCCGCTCGGGACGGCCGCGTGCAGCGGACGCTCTCCAACAGCTTCGGCTTCGGCGGGCAGAACGTCTCGCTGATCCTGGGCCGCTTCACCGGCTGA